One Owenweeksia hongkongensis DSM 17368 genomic region harbors:
- a CDS encoding alkaline phosphatase family protein, with translation MKNSGYEMGKKPKLLLIGWDAADWKVIDPLLKAGKMPALQRLLNNGVRGNIATLNPVLSPMLWTSIATGKRAYDHGIHGFVEADKATGEISPVRATTRKVKPMWSILNEAGYKTNVVNWWPSHPAEKVNGVCVSNHFHKSAPAFGQDWPLDEASVFPADYYKELKELRLHPAELTLAHVLPFIPAAAELDPENDEVLKPFLRVLAHCCSVHNAATYLMEETEWDFMGVYFEAIDHFSHLAMKYHPPKLNDINDEDFEKYKGIVEGSYIFHDMMLDRMLDLAGEDCNVMIVSDHGFESGNLRQVELPDVEAAPALEHRQFGVFIAAGPDIKQREIYGASLLDVAPTVLHHFGLPVGEDMEGQVLQSIFRNTEPVGEIPSWEDTASRPEFVEEGSVSSEEMLSQLQDLGYINLDQSDKLKYVDSELTYNLCVSYLDGNKPKKAKEVLEPYFLKNGELRYGMLLAQAYLKLGDFTSLSSHLDKMEQNFVGQGGVHFLRGMLYLQQSEHEKALQHFFDMESRGLKSSQLYNEIARTFLITQNYRAAKEYFNRSVGLDGENAVALSGKAQCALEEANPEEAILLAEQSLALQFFQPNTHYILAQAALTLKEEDVAKKAVRLCLSQAPKHGPALQLFNKLENRQAVEHKDEVIVVSGFPRSGTSMLMNMLDKGGVPLFVDNERVEDESNPEGYFEHELVKNLGRKNDWMPKARGKAIKVVSLLLRYLPSSEAYKVIWVKRPLTEVLLSQEVMLGRKKEEVMQNFPFQKAVDMQKEEERVKSWLEMQPNIRVLQVEYYDCISDTDLVINEIEDFVGHSIDKQNALSAINKKLHRNKLGNY, from the coding sequence ATGAAGAATAGTGGGTACGAAATGGGGAAGAAACCAAAGTTACTTTTGATAGGCTGGGATGCTGCGGATTGGAAAGTGATAGATCCTTTACTGAAAGCTGGAAAAATGCCAGCACTTCAAAGGTTGCTAAATAATGGTGTTCGAGGAAATATTGCTACGCTCAACCCTGTGCTTAGCCCAATGCTTTGGACGAGCATTGCCACCGGCAAACGAGCCTATGATCACGGAATTCACGGTTTTGTAGAGGCAGATAAAGCTACCGGTGAGATTTCTCCTGTAAGGGCAACCACCCGAAAAGTGAAGCCTATGTGGAGTATTCTGAATGAAGCGGGGTACAAAACAAATGTGGTAAACTGGTGGCCTTCGCACCCAGCTGAAAAAGTTAATGGGGTATGTGTGAGCAATCATTTTCATAAATCGGCCCCAGCTTTTGGACAAGATTGGCCATTGGATGAAGCTTCTGTTTTTCCAGCTGACTATTATAAGGAATTGAAGGAACTTCGGTTACATCCGGCTGAACTTACTCTGGCTCACGTTTTACCCTTCATTCCCGCTGCAGCGGAATTAGATCCTGAGAATGATGAGGTGCTGAAACCATTTTTGAGAGTGTTGGCGCATTGCTGTTCGGTTCACAATGCAGCTACCTATTTGATGGAAGAAACGGAGTGGGACTTTATGGGCGTGTACTTTGAAGCGATTGATCATTTTTCGCATTTAGCGATGAAGTATCATCCGCCCAAGCTTAACGATATCAATGACGAGGATTTTGAAAAATATAAAGGAATAGTTGAGGGATCATACATATTTCATGATATGATGCTGGACAGAATGCTTGATTTGGCAGGTGAAGATTGCAATGTGATGATTGTGTCCGACCATGGTTTTGAATCTGGGAATTTGCGCCAGGTAGAATTACCCGATGTGGAAGCAGCTCCTGCCTTAGAGCATCGACAGTTTGGTGTGTTTATAGCTGCCGGACCTGATATTAAGCAAAGGGAAATTTATGGAGCCTCACTTTTGGATGTGGCGCCAACGGTTCTTCATCATTTTGGTTTGCCTGTAGGCGAAGATATGGAGGGGCAAGTTCTGCAAAGTATATTCAGAAATACTGAACCGGTTGGAGAAATTCCTAGTTGGGAAGATACAGCCTCCAGACCTGAATTTGTGGAAGAGGGCAGTGTAAGCAGCGAAGAAATGCTGTCGCAGCTTCAGGATTTGGGATATATAAATTTGGACCAAAGTGATAAACTGAAATATGTAGATAGCGAGCTCACCTATAATTTATGCGTAAGCTACTTAGATGGAAATAAGCCTAAAAAAGCCAAAGAGGTTTTGGAACCGTATTTTTTGAAAAATGGAGAGCTTAGGTATGGAATGCTTTTGGCCCAAGCTTATTTGAAGCTTGGTGACTTCACTTCTTTGTCATCCCATTTGGATAAAATGGAGCAAAATTTTGTTGGGCAAGGCGGTGTTCATTTTTTGCGAGGGATGCTGTATTTACAGCAAAGTGAGCATGAAAAAGCGCTTCAGCACTTTTTTGATATGGAAAGTCGCGGCTTAAAATCATCTCAATTGTACAATGAAATTGCTCGTACCTTTTTAATTACACAAAATTATAGAGCCGCAAAAGAATATTTCAACAGGAGTGTGGGCTTGGATGGTGAAAACGCTGTAGCACTAAGCGGAAAAGCTCAATGTGCTTTAGAAGAAGCCAATCCGGAAGAAGCCATTCTTTTGGCAGAACAAAGTTTAGCTCTACAATTTTTCCAGCCCAACACGCATTATATTTTGGCGCAAGCCGCACTAACTTTGAAGGAAGAAGATGTGGCCAAAAAAGCCGTTCGTCTTTGTTTGAGCCAAGCGCCAAAACATGGGCCGGCATTACAGCTTTTCAATAAATTAGAAAACAGGCAAGCTGTGGAGCATAAGGATGAAGTAATTGTGGTGAGTGGTTTTCCACGAAGTGGCACAAGTATGCTGATGAATATGTTGGATAAGGGAGGCGTTCCTTTATTTGTAGACAATGAAAGAGTGGAGGACGAGAGCAATCCGGAAGGGTATTTTGAGCATGAGCTCGTAAAAAACCTTGGAAGAAAAAATGATTGGATGCCCAAAGCTCGTGGAAAAGCCATAAAAGTGGTGAGTCTACTTTTGAGGTATTTACCATCTTCTGAAGCCTATAAAGTGATTTGGGTAAAACGTCCTTTAACGGAAGTTTTGCTTTCGCAGGAAGTGATGCTGGGACGGAAGAAGGAAGAAGTGATGCAGAATTTCCCTTTTCAAAAGGCCGTGGACATGCAAAAGGAGGAAGAAAGGGTGAAAAGCTGGCTCGAAATGCAGCCCAATATTAGAGTTCTTCAGGTGGAATATTATGATTGCATCTCGGATACTGATTTGGTTATTAATGAGATAGAAGATTTTGTCGGGCATAGCATAGACAAGCAAAATGCATTGTCAGCAATAAATAAAAAGCTGCATCGCAATAAGTTGGGTAACTATTAA
- a CDS encoding competence/damage-inducible protein A gives MQAEIIAIGDEILIGQTIDTNSSFIATQLNLNGISVRQKRVIADDADAIKDALDSIASGTKLVFMTGGLGPTKDDITKKTLLEYFGGEMVFHESIYEHIEQLFASFGRKPSPVNKGQAMLPSSCWPVINKMGTAPGMRFEKDGVFYFSTPGVPYETEHLVEMEIIPWINSNLKKGTVVHKTILTQGVPESELADKLEAFEDNLPEGVKLAYLPSAGMVKLRLTSYHGTEAEARVVVDEQIEEIKTILGAVVFGAEAQTLQEVIGIGLRESGATLSTAESCTGGYIASLITSIPGSSDYFMGSVVSYSNKVKQDLLDVEVETLKKHGAVSKEVVMQMALGAQKKFGTTFSIATSGVAGPGGGSDEKPVGTVWIATATPDGVKAKKFSFGNNRKRNIRKAALMALDLLRREIQKIEV, from the coding sequence GTGCAAGCTGAAATAATTGCTATTGGCGATGAAATTCTCATCGGCCAAACCATAGATACCAACTCTTCTTTTATTGCGACTCAACTTAATCTTAATGGGATTTCTGTGCGTCAGAAGCGCGTAATAGCAGATGATGCTGACGCCATCAAAGATGCTTTAGATAGTATAGCTTCAGGCACTAAGTTGGTGTTTATGACTGGTGGGCTGGGGCCAACTAAAGACGACATTACCAAGAAAACATTGTTGGAATACTTTGGTGGAGAAATGGTTTTTCATGAAAGTATATATGAACACATCGAGCAGCTTTTTGCTTCTTTTGGACGCAAACCTTCTCCGGTAAATAAAGGACAGGCTATGCTGCCAAGTAGCTGTTGGCCAGTAATAAATAAAATGGGTACCGCTCCGGGTATGCGTTTTGAAAAAGATGGGGTATTCTATTTTTCTACCCCAGGTGTACCTTATGAAACGGAGCATTTGGTAGAAATGGAAATCATACCGTGGATTAACTCTAATCTTAAAAAAGGAACGGTAGTACATAAAACTATTTTAACGCAGGGAGTTCCGGAGAGCGAACTAGCGGATAAGCTGGAAGCTTTTGAGGATAATTTGCCTGAAGGCGTAAAGTTGGCATACCTACCTTCTGCGGGTATGGTAAAGTTGCGTCTGACCTCTTATCATGGCACCGAAGCTGAAGCCCGAGTAGTAGTTGATGAGCAAATTGAGGAGATTAAAACAATTCTGGGTGCTGTGGTATTTGGCGCTGAAGCGCAAACTTTGCAAGAAGTAATAGGTATCGGCTTACGCGAAAGTGGAGCTACACTAAGTACTGCTGAAAGTTGTACAGGTGGCTATATTGCATCCTTGATTACCTCCATTCCCGGTTCTTCTGATTATTTTATGGGGAGTGTTGTGTCATATTCAAATAAGGTGAAGCAAGATTTGCTGGATGTAGAAGTAGAGACTTTAAAGAAGCATGGAGCTGTTTCAAAAGAGGTGGTAATGCAAATGGCGCTAGGTGCACAAAAGAAATTCGGAACCACATTTTCGATTGCAACCAGTGGTGTAGCGGGGCCTGGCGGAGGTTCTGATGAAAAGCCTGTAGGCACAGTGTGGATTGCCACAGCTACACCTGACGGGGTAAAAGCGAAGAAATTTAGTTTTGGAAACAACCGCAAACGCAATATCAGAAAGGCCGCACTGATGGCTTTGGACTTACTGAGAAGAGAAATACAAAAAATTGAAGTCTAG
- a CDS encoding ABC transporter permease yields the protein MKSGEFSENLKIAYGSIRGQLLRTILTALIIAIGIMALVGILTAIDAIKSSLTGQFALLGANTFTIQNRGPNIQIGRGGKKPKVFPSITYQQALDFKEKFVDQPAITSLSYLATPVAEVKHKNIATDPNITIWAADENYLHTGGYEIEIGRNITATEVENAAPVAIIGQELRNKLFPNTDPLGKVIEIRNNRYKIIGMLKEKGNSFGFGGDKSVFIPISKARASMSSPNQSYAVNVMALQGDILDQISSEAMITMRVVRRLSPKEEDNFSITKSDNLSQTLIENMKYVTMAAILIAAITMLGAAIALMNIMLVSVTERTREIGIRKAVGAKSETIRSQFLTEAVLICFLGGAAGVLLGIIIGNITSTIIGGSFIVPWLWMLVAAVLCLLTGLVSGFYPAHKASKLDPIESLRYE from the coding sequence ATGAAATCCGGAGAATTTTCTGAAAACCTAAAAATCGCTTATGGCTCTATTCGAGGCCAGTTGCTGCGCACCATACTTACCGCACTCATTATTGCCATTGGCATTATGGCCTTGGTTGGTATTCTCACAGCTATCGATGCTATCAAATCTTCTCTCACAGGTCAGTTTGCTTTGCTTGGCGCAAATACATTCACCATTCAAAATAGAGGACCAAACATTCAGATTGGCCGAGGAGGCAAAAAGCCAAAAGTCTTCCCAAGCATCACCTACCAGCAGGCATTGGATTTTAAAGAAAAGTTTGTCGACCAGCCAGCCATCACCAGTCTTTCTTATTTAGCTACACCAGTAGCAGAAGTAAAACATAAAAACATTGCTACTGACCCCAACATCACTATTTGGGCTGCTGACGAAAACTACTTGCACACCGGAGGTTATGAAATAGAAATTGGTAGAAACATCACCGCAACTGAAGTTGAAAATGCAGCTCCCGTAGCCATTATTGGTCAGGAGTTACGAAACAAACTCTTCCCCAACACTGACCCGCTGGGCAAAGTGATTGAAATACGAAACAACCGCTATAAGATAATTGGAATGCTAAAGGAAAAAGGAAACTCCTTTGGCTTTGGTGGTGACAAGTCTGTTTTTATCCCTATTTCCAAAGCCAGAGCTAGTATGAGTTCTCCCAACCAGAGCTATGCTGTAAACGTAATGGCATTGCAAGGTGACATCCTAGACCAAATAAGTTCGGAAGCCATGATTACCATGCGGGTCGTGAGGCGGTTATCTCCCAAAGAAGAGGACAACTTCAGTATTACCAAAAGTGACAACCTTTCGCAAACGCTAATTGAAAACATGAAGTATGTTACGATGGCGGCCATCCTCATTGCTGCCATTACTATGCTTGGTGCGGCAATTGCGCTAATGAATATTATGCTTGTTTCTGTTACGGAACGCACCCGCGAGATTGGTATTCGAAAAGCCGTTGGTGCGAAATCAGAAACAATACGAAGTCAGTTTCTCACGGAAGCTGTCCTTATCTGTTTTTTAGGGGGGGCGGCAGGAGTCCTACTTGGAATCATAATTGGAAATATCACCTCCACAATTATTGGTGGTAGCTTTATTGTTCCCTGGTTGTGGATGCTAGTAGCGGCTGTTCTTTGTTTGCTTACAGGATTGGTTTCAGGTTTCTACCCTGCGCATAAAGCATCAAAGCTAGATCCTATCGAATCTTTGAGATATGAGTAA
- the rpmB gene encoding 50S ribosomal protein L28 encodes MSRVCELTGKKAITGNNVSFSNKKNKRKFNVNLTKKRFYIPEEDKWVTLKVSTSALKTINKKGISAVLKEARANGFLTK; translated from the coding sequence ATGTCACGAGTTTGTGAATTAACAGGAAAAAAGGCAATCACTGGAAACAATGTGTCTTTTTCAAATAAGAAGAATAAGAGAAAGTTTAACGTAAATCTTACTAAGAAGCGTTTTTACATTCCTGAAGAAGATAAGTGGGTTACCTTAAAAGTGTCAACCTCTGCTTTAAAAACCATTAACAAAAAAGGAATTTCTGCGGTGCTTAAAGAAGCTCGTGCGAATGGATTCCTTACCAAATAA
- a CDS encoding DUF4197 domain-containing protein has product MRLVLSTLLAFCLLSCDQLNTLVENAGSTLPPTESEISNGIREALIVGAKNAINETSKKNGFLNNSLIKIPFPAEAQKVEKAARDLGLDAQVDQFIETMNHGAEQASAKATDIFISSIKQMTLQDVYDIWRGDNDAATQYLIRTTSDRLRSEFRPVIKQSLDKVQMTKYWSPLVDNYNKIPFVTKVNPDLDEYVLDETLEGLFVVIAQEEASIRENPQARVSEILQRVFGYNDGNF; this is encoded by the coding sequence ATGCGACTTGTACTTTCTACCCTGCTTGCCTTTTGCTTATTGTCATGCGATCAACTAAATACACTTGTAGAAAATGCTGGAAGTACTCTTCCACCCACTGAATCTGAAATCTCAAATGGAATTAGAGAAGCTTTAATTGTTGGAGCAAAAAATGCCATTAATGAAACTTCAAAGAAAAATGGCTTTCTAAATAATTCGCTCATAAAAATTCCTTTTCCAGCTGAAGCTCAAAAAGTAGAAAAAGCCGCCCGCGATTTAGGTTTAGACGCACAGGTAGACCAGTTTATTGAAACGATGAATCATGGTGCAGAACAAGCAAGTGCCAAGGCTACCGATATTTTTATCAGTTCTATAAAGCAAATGACCTTACAAGATGTTTACGATATATGGAGAGGTGACAATGATGCCGCCACTCAATATTTAATACGTACCACCTCTGACAGGTTACGCTCCGAGTTTCGTCCCGTTATAAAGCAATCTCTGGATAAAGTACAGATGACAAAATACTGGAGCCCACTGGTAGATAATTATAACAAAATACCTTTTGTAACCAAGGTAAACCCCGACCTAGATGAATATGTGCTGGATGAAACCTTGGAAGGATTATTTGTAGTAATAGCGCAGGAAGAAGCTTCCATACGAGAAAACCCTCAAGCCAGAGTGAGCGAAATACTTCAAAGGGTGTTTGGCTACAATGATGGTAACTTTTAA
- a CDS encoding tetratricopeptide repeat protein, producing MLNKIIRLALTALFFGLAIWQFVEGNIGNGIMLVLLAGLVLLTYFRNENMLLAFWYLRKNDMAKAEKSLNRIKNPEQSLLQGQLAYWYMLQGMIQSQTGIGKAESLMRKALSTGLRQKHDQAMAKLQLAGIAVAKRRKREATVLLTEVKKLDDRGMLKDQIKMLKDQMKRI from the coding sequence ATGTTAAATAAGATCATTAGGCTTGCTCTTACAGCCTTGTTTTTCGGATTGGCCATTTGGCAATTTGTAGAAGGAAACATCGGAAACGGTATTATGTTGGTATTGCTTGCTGGCTTGGTATTGCTCACCTATTTCCGCAACGAAAATATGCTTTTGGCATTTTGGTACTTGCGTAAAAACGATATGGCCAAAGCTGAAAAATCACTCAATAGAATTAAAAATCCTGAGCAATCTTTACTTCAAGGTCAGTTGGCTTACTGGTATATGTTGCAGGGAATGATTCAATCTCAAACCGGAATTGGTAAAGCTGAATCGCTGATGCGCAAGGCGCTTTCTACAGGTCTTCGCCAAAAGCACGACCAAGCTATGGCTAAGCTTCAGCTTGCTGGTATCGCTGTAGCTAAAAGGAGAAAAAGAGAAGCTACTGTGCTTCTTACCGAAGTAAAAAAGCTTGACGATAGAGGCATGTTGAAAGATCAAATCAAGATGTTGAAAGATCAAATGAAGCGCATCTGA
- a CDS encoding penicillin-binding protein 1A, producing the protein MNKRFLKRILITLASLFVLGVLAIVLFFYAVKWQIFGPLPSEDDLQKIRNATATVVYSADDKVLGKIFTENRTNAKVDDLPQHLLDALVATEDARFYEHEGVDERSMVRVLVKSILLQDESAGGGSTLTQQLAKNLYGRKNHGVLSMPVNKFKEIILATRLEGMYSKRQILELYLNTVPFSDNTYGIEAASNRFFRKKPKDLTVEESAVLIGMLKASTYYNPRLHPDHSMGRRNVVMHQMYRYDYLSQEEYDSLKVLPLQLEYNNVADDSKAPYFLVHVKKQAKELIENLKDANGEPYSLEADGLKIYTTLNADMQLYAEKAVKSHMSKLQNLFDRHWGNRKPWGSQVGVFDNELKRSRSYKNLMKRKLSDDSLNYYLNEKHPVQLYAPQGDTVREMNIRDSVEYYVRLLNSGFFAMQPQTGEVLTWVGGIDHRFLPYDHVLAERQAASTFKPVVYATALSQGASPCDYIENTQRVYENYEGWTPRNYDDNYGGFYSMKAALAKSVNVAAVQTIFEAGIGNVISMAHQMGISGNIPNDPSISLGTASISLYDMVRAYGVFANGGKRVEPYMISKIETADGEVLYEKRGVSRTIYVFDEEVATQMNYMLQAVVNEGTGTKLRNVYGLRNDLAGKTGTAQNYTDGWFIGYNPKLVAGAWVGASSPAVHFKTGTYGSGSAMALPIFGKFMQSVNRNPNLKTYSWASFEPLSSKQMSDFDCPDFREENVMDKFFDLFSKEEGKEIKQPKDSEKNNGEQKEKKGLFKRIFGKKD; encoded by the coding sequence ATGAACAAACGTTTTCTGAAGAGAATTCTAATAACCCTTGCCAGCCTTTTTGTATTAGGAGTGCTGGCCATTGTACTTTTCTTTTATGCTGTAAAGTGGCAAATATTTGGGCCTCTTCCGTCAGAAGATGATTTGCAGAAAATTCGCAATGCTACGGCTACCGTGGTATATTCTGCCGATGATAAGGTGCTGGGAAAAATATTTACGGAAAACCGCACCAATGCCAAAGTAGATGACCTTCCACAGCATTTGCTGGATGCACTCGTTGCCACCGAAGATGCACGCTTTTATGAGCATGAAGGTGTAGACGAACGAAGCATGGTTCGGGTGCTTGTAAAAAGTATTTTACTACAAGACGAAAGTGCTGGTGGAGGAAGTACGCTTACACAACAGCTAGCCAAAAACCTGTACGGCCGCAAGAATCATGGCGTTCTGAGTATGCCCGTAAATAAGTTCAAAGAAATCATTTTGGCTACTCGTCTGGAAGGGATGTATTCCAAAAGACAAATTCTGGAACTCTATCTCAACACCGTTCCATTTTCTGACAATACCTACGGAATAGAAGCGGCCAGCAATCGCTTTTTTCGCAAAAAACCAAAAGACCTAACGGTAGAAGAATCGGCCGTGCTAATTGGAATGCTCAAAGCCAGCACTTACTATAATCCTCGTTTGCACCCGGATCATTCTATGGGCAGACGAAATGTGGTGATGCACCAAATGTACCGCTACGACTATCTTTCGCAAGAAGAGTACGACTCTTTAAAGGTACTTCCGCTGCAGCTGGAATATAATAATGTAGCCGATGACTCGAAGGCTCCTTACTTTTTGGTTCATGTAAAAAAGCAAGCCAAAGAGCTGATTGAAAACCTGAAAGATGCCAATGGTGAACCGTATAGCTTGGAGGCTGATGGTTTAAAAATTTACACCACCCTTAATGCCGACATGCAGCTTTATGCTGAAAAAGCTGTGAAGTCTCACATGAGTAAACTTCAAAATTTATTTGATAGACATTGGGGAAATCGAAAACCTTGGGGTAGCCAGGTTGGTGTTTTTGACAATGAGTTGAAGCGAAGCAGGTCTTATAAAAATCTGATGAAGCGCAAGCTCTCCGATGATTCTTTAAATTATTATCTCAATGAAAAACATCCTGTTCAATTGTACGCCCCGCAGGGAGACACGGTGAGAGAGATGAACATTCGCGATTCTGTGGAGTATTACGTTCGATTGCTGAACAGCGGCTTTTTTGCCATGCAACCACAAACCGGAGAAGTGCTGACATGGGTAGGGGGTATTGACCATCGCTTTTTGCCTTACGATCACGTTTTAGCCGAAAGGCAGGCTGCCTCTACTTTTAAACCTGTAGTGTACGCCACAGCTTTGAGCCAAGGTGCTTCGCCTTGCGATTATATTGAAAATACGCAGCGTGTTTATGAAAACTACGAAGGTTGGACTCCACGAAATTATGATGATAATTATGGAGGCTTTTATAGCATGAAGGCGGCTTTGGCCAAATCGGTGAACGTGGCGGCTGTGCAAACCATTTTTGAGGCGGGAATAGGAAACGTGATTTCCATGGCGCATCAGATGGGCATTAGTGGAAACATTCCAAACGACCCATCTATAAGTTTGGGAACTGCAAGCATCAGTTTATATGATATGGTGCGCGCTTATGGTGTGTTTGCCAATGGAGGCAAGAGGGTAGAGCCTTACATGATTAGTAAGATTGAAACAGCCGATGGTGAAGTTTTATATGAGAAGCGTGGTGTGTCCAGAACAATTTATGTGTTTGACGAGGAGGTTGCCACCCAAATGAATTATATGCTTCAGGCTGTGGTAAATGAGGGAACCGGAACAAAACTTCGTAATGTGTATGGCTTACGGAATGACCTTGCCGGGAAAACCGGAACTGCACAAAACTATACTGATGGTTGGTTTATTGGTTATAACCCAAAATTGGTGGCAGGAGCGTGGGTTGGTGCTTCAAGTCCGGCAGTGCATTTCAAAACAGGAACTTATGGTAGTGGTTCTGCTATGGCTTTACCAATTTTTGGCAAGTTTATGCAAAGTGTAAACCGCAATCCAAATTTAAAAACATACAGTTGGGCCAGCTTTGAGCCATTATCTTCCAAGCAAATGTCAGATTTTGACTGCCCTGATTTTCGGGAGGAAAATGTAATGGACAAGTTTTTTGACCTCTTCAGTAAAGAAGAAGGAAAGGAGATTAAGCAACCAAAAGACTCTGAAAAGAACAATGGCGAACAAAAGGAGAAAAAAGGGCTGTTTAAGCGAATTTTTGGTAAGAAGGATTAA
- a CDS encoding DUF4295 domain-containing protein encodes MAKKVVATLKKGDSAQFTKVVKMVKSEKTGAYAFEEKVVNKELANEFFK; translated from the coding sequence ATGGCAAAGAAAGTAGTAGCAACGTTAAAGAAAGGTGATTCTGCACAATTTACCAAAGTGGTGAAAATGGTGAAGAGTGAAAAAACCGGAGCTTATGCTTTTGAAGAAAAAGTGGTTAACAAAGAGTTGGCTAACGAATTCTTCAAATAA
- the rpmG gene encoding 50S ribosomal protein L33 — MAKKGNRVQVIMECTEHKESGQPGTSRYITTKNKKNTPDRLELKKFNPILKRMTVHKEIK; from the coding sequence ATGGCCAAGAAAGGAAACAGAGTACAGGTAATTATGGAGTGCACTGAGCACAAGGAGTCAGGTCAACCTGGTACTTCTAGATACATTACCACTAAGAACAAGAAGAATACTCCTGATAGACTTGAGTTGAAAAAATTCAACCCTATCTTGAAGCGTATGACCGTTCACAAAGAAATTAAGTAA